Proteins from one Helicobacteraceae bacterium genomic window:
- a CDS encoding peroxiredoxin, with the protein MSLVTTQAPNFTAKAVLPSGEIADFELYKNIGPKGAVLFFWPMDFTFVCPSEIIAFDKRVKEFRERGFNVIGVSIDSEHVHWAWKNTPVNSGGIGQVQFPIVADVNHAIVRAYDVEHPGAVAFRATFVIDAKDKAIRHATINDLPIGRNVDETLRVVDAVLFTNEHGEVCPAGWHKGEEGMKADHKGVADYLSKNVSKL; encoded by the coding sequence ATGTCGCTTGTAACAACGCAAGCCCCCAACTTTACGGCGAAAGCCGTTTTACCTTCCGGCGAGATCGCGGATTTTGAGCTATATAAGAATATAGGACCCAAAGGCGCGGTTCTGTTTTTCTGGCCTATGGATTTTACGTTCGTCTGCCCGTCCGAGATTATCGCTTTTGACAAGCGCGTCAAAGAGTTCAGAGAGCGCGGTTTTAACGTGATAGGCGTTTCAATCGACAGCGAACATGTTCATTGGGCGTGGAAAAATACCCCCGTTAATAGCGGCGGTATCGGTCAAGTGCAGTTTCCGATCGTGGCGGACGTTAATCACGCCATCGTTAGAGCTTACGACGTTGAACATCCGGGAGCGGTCGCTTTTAGAGCCACTTTCGTTATCGACGCGAAAGACAAGGCGATTCGGCACGCGACGATTAACGATCTGCCGATCGGGCGCAACGTAGATGAAACCCTGCGAGTCGTTGACGCCGTGCTATTTACCAACGAACACGGCGAAGTATGCCCCGCCGGTTGGCATAAAGGCGAAGAGGGCATGAAAGCCGATCATAAAGGCGTAGCGGATTACCTATCCAAAAACGTCTCGAAACTATAA
- a CDS encoding DUF167 domain-containing protein — protein MFANVSGAIELKIKATPNAQKDMIVGVRNGELAVKINAAPENGKANAALIAFMAKTFKIAKGAIAIARGEAGRHKVLRLPDSPQTREKLEEIANIYAKD, from the coding sequence ATGTTTGCTAACGTTTCCGGCGCGATCGAGCTTAAAATCAAGGCGACGCCGAACGCGCAAAAAGATATGATCGTAGGCGTTCGAAACGGCGAATTAGCGGTAAAAATCAACGCCGCGCCTGAAAACGGCAAGGCAAACGCGGCGTTAATCGCTTTTATGGCAAAAACGTTTAAGATCGCAAAAGGCGCTATAGCGATCGCGCGCGGCGAGGCGGGCAGGCATAAGGTTTTGCGTTTGCCCGATTCGCCGCAAACGCGAGAAAAGCTAGAGGAGATCGCCAACATTTACGCAAAGGATTAG
- a CDS encoding 3-deoxy-D-manno-octulosonic acid transferase, giving the protein MFNFFYILTAWVVWALSLPFLAFAAAVSSKARSFLLLRALPFGGFSAPFSKKGVWIHCASFGEVRAIAPIVEYIRRQNKRFCISVTTKAGYEEANRLYRGESIRVLPFENFMPLWIRRQDALIVFDAELWFSLFAYAKKRGATTALINARIPANRLKRYNRLRWFYKRVFGRIDFIYAQSDADRDRLIALGAKNVLTLGNIKLLQIPQTTRGFSKPSVLSVVAASTHEGEEALILRAWIRSAIGGRLFIVPRHFDRFNAAWREISEIAKESDLSVERFSDLNALGDAQVTLIDAMGLLIDLYAIADIVALGGAFAPKGGHNPIEPAHFGCKIVTGEHIFHQKALFAEISGVIFSSSERLAESLRQALSAPKPKIKGAVDREAFEAALNYVC; this is encoded by the coding sequence ATGTTTAACTTTTTTTATATATTGACGGCGTGGGTCGTTTGGGCGCTAAGCCTGCCGTTTTTGGCGTTCGCCGCCGCCGTTTCAAGCAAGGCGCGATCGTTTTTGCTATTAAGAGCGCTTCCTTTCGGCGGTTTCAGCGCGCCGTTTTCAAAAAAAGGGGTCTGGATACACTGCGCGAGCTTCGGCGAGGTTAGGGCGATCGCGCCGATTGTGGAGTATATTCGGCGGCAAAACAAGCGATTTTGCATATCCGTAACTACTAAAGCCGGCTACGAAGAGGCGAATAGGCTATATCGCGGCGAGTCGATTCGCGTCTTGCCGTTTGAAAACTTTATGCCGCTTTGGATTAGGCGGCAAGACGCGCTGATCGTTTTCGACGCGGAGCTATGGTTCTCGTTGTTTGCCTACGCTAAAAAACGCGGCGCCACAACCGCGCTTATCAACGCGCGTATCCCCGCGAACAGACTTAAAAGATACAATCGCCTGCGCTGGTTTTATAAGCGGGTATTTGGACGGATCGATTTTATTTACGCGCAAAGCGACGCCGATCGCGATAGGCTGATCGCGCTTGGCGCGAAAAACGTTCTAACGTTAGGCAATATCAAGCTCTTGCAGATTCCGCAAACGACGCGCGGTTTTTCTAAACCTTCGGTTCTTTCGGTCGTCGCCGCCAGCACGCACGAAGGGGAGGAGGCGCTTATTTTGCGCGCGTGGATTAGGAGCGCGATTGGAGGGAGGCTCTTTATCGTCCCGCGCCACTTTGATCGCTTTAACGCGGCGTGGAGAGAGATTTCGGAGATCGCCAAAGAGAGCGATCTTAGCGTTGAAAGATTTAGCGATTTAAACGCGCTGGGCGACGCGCAAGTAACGCTGATCGACGCTATGGGACTGCTGATCGATCTCTATGCGATCGCGGATATTGTCGCGCTGGGCGGCGCTTTTGCGCCAAAAGGCGGGCATAATCCTATAGAACCGGCGCATTTTGGTTGCAAGATTGTAACGGGCGAGCATATCTTTCATCAAAAAGCGTTGTTTGCGGAGATTAGCGGCGTGATTTTTTCCTCTAGCGAGCGTCTTGCCGAATCGTTAAGGCAGGCGTTGAGCGCGCCAAAACCTAAAATTAAAGGCGCGGTCGATCGCGAGGCGTTCGAGGCGGCGTTAAATTATGTTTGCTAA